Proteins from a single region of Cydia strobilella chromosome 2, ilCydStro3.1, whole genome shotgun sequence:
- the LOC134751570 gene encoding uncharacterized protein LOC134751570: MRLAFVTLLGLFGVCVTYDMIVGDTVHRKMVFHQRVKEFAIPFKKRIRTLSYTDPEKRIIKGIAAIDNDFSHASANITEGGVGKNFVTVRMKSQRHHPLNFEVEIYV; this comes from the exons ATGCGTCTAGCGTTTGTGACATTACTAGGTTTGTTTGGAGTGTGCGTGACATACGACATGATTGTTGGGGATACTGTGCACCGCAAGATGGTGTTCCACCAAAGGGTGAAGGAGTTTGCGATACCGTTCAAGAAGAGGATTCGGACTTTATCGTATACGGATCCTGAGAAAAGGATAATCaaa GGTATCGCAGCTATAGACAACGATTTCTCACATGCCAGCGCCAATATTACGGAAGGCGGAGTAGGGAAGAACTTCGTCACAGTGAGAATGAAGAGTCAAAGGCACCATCCACTCAACTTCGAAGTTGAAATATATGTGTAG